The Ornithinibacillus sp. 4-3 region TCAATCAGCTCTTGTGCTTGGATTTTAGGAAATCCTGCTACATCATATATGTATTTCTCTGGATAAAGTGCTGTTAACTGTCCTCCAATTTGAGGCAAGCTATCTATTACTTTGACACTTGCTTGACGCATACCACCATAAAAAGCGGTAAATAATCCAGTCGGGCCAGCCCCAATAATGGTTATATCAACTTGATCCAATGTAATACCTCTTTTCTATTTCTTTTTGCTAATTAAAAACCTAACTTTCGTAAAAATGATCATTTAATTAACTTTTTATACCTAAAAGTATAAATAATGAAAATATAACTGTCAAGACGCAATATGATAAGCGTAGAAAAGAAATTTCTGTTATGTTTCAAAAGTAAATTAGTACGCTAATCAGTATATAATTAACTTTTTAAACTAAAATGTTGAAAAAATAAAAAATAAGATATAAACTAGATAATTATAGAAAGAGGTGACTTATTAGCATAGCAAATATTTTACATAGACCATACAACGAGTTATTCATTATCAAAGGGGTTTTATGATGAACTTTACGTCATATTTTAAAATGGAAAATGTTATGCTATGATGAGGATAACTACCCTGGAGGTGAAAAAATGAAGAACTCTCGTCTAACAACAAAAGAAAAACTTATTGATTTATTAAAAAAGCAAAATGAAATGACAGTAAGTCAAATGGCGCAAGCGTTAGACATCACAGAAATGGCAGTTAGAAAACATCTTAATATTCTTGAGAGAGATTCCTTTCTGCATATCTCTGAAGTAAAGCAACCCTTGGGTCGCCCTGTTCAGGTTTTTTCACTAGCACCTAAAGCTGATATACTCTTTCCGAAAAATTATGATAATCTAACTTTGGATTTTTTAAATGATTTACAAGAAATGCAAGGAAATGAAATCATTGATCGTCTATTTGAGAATAGAGGTAAAAGACTTGCAGGTAAGTATTTTCCTTTTATGAAAGATATTTCTTCAAATGAAGCGATGGTTGAGACATTAAAGGATATTCAAATCGACAAAGGATATATGGCTGACGTGATTAAAATAGATGAGCATCAATTTGAATTGATTGAACATCATTG contains the following coding sequences:
- a CDS encoding helix-turn-helix transcriptional regulator, which produces MKNSRLTTKEKLIDLLKKQNEMTVSQMAQALDITEMAVRKHLNILERDSFLHISEVKQPLGRPVQVFSLAPKADILFPKNYDNLTLDFLNDLQEMQGNEIIDRLFENRGKRLAGKYFPFMKDISSNEAMVETLKDIQIDKGYMADVIKIDEHQFELIEHHCPIFEVAKNFKQACHCETNMFKEVLNTEHVQRTSCKADGDHHCHFLIKFTEDDIPVTS